The following DNA comes from Entelurus aequoreus isolate RoL-2023_Sb linkage group LG19, RoL_Eaeq_v1.1, whole genome shotgun sequence.
aaaaggtcacaattattggcatttttataataaaagtcgtcattttactcaacgcaagtcacaattttacgagaaaaactgaacatttgtgcaatattatgataaatgttgaaagtataataataatccgaattttacttggcaaaatgatgacaaaagtcataattttactcaaaaatgtttactattttacaagaacaacaaaatgaaatggcaatattgtgaaaagtcagaattttatatgccaaatgtcaccatttagcattaaaaattattttacattaaaaagacataattttacattaaaaagtaacaaaTTTACAAGAATATATTGCAatactacagaaacagaaagaatatgagattttagttaatttattttttgttttttgtttgtaattggtttttaatattcatgatttacattatgtctctatatacatatttattgatttttttaattaattttggccaaagggggcgcatttcaatttcttacacacacttgttatttcatatgttgaccagagggggagcacttttaaaagcgacacacagtcaatgtgaaaaatgcctcctttttgggaccaccctcattttgatagatgtcaccacaaatgagacattgtctattagatgcaatgttattgatttatggcatcacacacacacacacacacacacacacacacacacacacacacacacacacacacacacacacacacacacagtcttgtaCTTGTTACATTCTTgacacctgagaaaaatgcctccctctttaggaccagcctttctagatatataaagaagtgtatttacaacattaataatatatacatactatgcaaatataaaaaaaggttgttgtgaaaaatgagttgggatttcacaagaaaaaggtcaccatttttggcattttttataataaaagtcgtcattttactcaacgcaagtcaaaatttgacaagaaaaagtgaacatttgtgcaatgttatgataaaagttgaaattttactcaataactaacaattttataagaaaaacttaacattttggcaattttatgaaaagagtcatcattttacctgacaaaagtcacaatttcaaaagaaaactttaaattttggcaacattataataataattggaattttacttggcaaaatgatgacaaaagacataattgtactcaaaaatgtttactattttacaagaacaacaaaataaaatgtcaatattgtgataaaagtcagaattttatatgccaaatgtcaccattttacataaaaaatcattttactttaaaaagacataattttacattaaaaagtgataattttacaagaatatatTGCAAtagtacagaaacagaaagaatatgagattttagttaatttattttttattttttgtttgtattggtttttaatcttcatgatttacagtatgtctctatatatatatttatttatttttttaattaattttggccaaagggggcgcatttcaatttcttacccacacttgttatttcatatgttgaccagagggggagcacttttaaaagcgacacacagtcagtgtgaaaaatgcctcctttttgggaccaccctcattttgatggatgtcaccacaaatgagacattgtctattagatgcaatgttattgatttatggcatcacacacacacacacacacacacacacacacacacacacacacacacacacacacacacacacacacacacacacacacacacacacacacacagctgttgAGCCAACAAATAGCAGCTCCCTCCCTGGCCAAAACATTTGGTACGCCTGCATTCACGAGGACTGCGTGACGCCAACAGACATTTCTCATATTCACGTAAATAAACATATTCATGTCATTTTGCGTATTTCTGAGAAAACGTACAAAAACTTTGTGACACTCacgggacacttcattaggtacacttgtgCAATCTTTTGAGAGTAAATACAAAATAGCTGCAGTTGTAAAGAATACAATTTTATTGTATACATTTTCGGaagatattttaaaaatattttctcatTGTTATTTTATGAATAACATTTTTTTGTATAAATGTTCTGaaagtgttttgtttgtttttttagatatttttttgtcactatataaattattttttaattttgttatatAAAAATAGGAAGGTATTTTTGAAATATTGTAATACATGAATTAAGGAaggtgtttttaaaaatatatttattattatacaaattatttttctattttgttgtaTATAAATTAGGgaggtctttttttaaaaatattgtattatatgaattattgacatgcatgaaaatattttatgatatAAATTGATTTTTTGTGTAGACTATTTCATAATAAGtgtatttttgacactttgagaataaaaaaaatatatatattttaattatatcgTAAACAAATGAATGGACTTTGTCGGAAAATATTTCTCTGtaaaaatgtttgcatatttatattattattatgaatacatttctttctcttagatttttttttttttagggtttaaaacatatttaaaatatattgtactttcatgtatatattatttaaccTAGCCAAAGTATTTGGACGAAACTGTTTTCTTTGCATTTTGCAGAAACTCAAAAAAATAtgcgtttatattttttaaaaggcaaactattttacaaaatatatctttatttatatacatatatatatatatacatatatatatatttatatatatatacacatatatatgtatatattatgtatatatacacatatatatgtatatattatgtatatatatatatatatatatatatatatatatatatttatatatatatacacatatatatgtatatattatgtatatatatatatatatatatatatatatatatatatatatatgtgtatatatatatatatatatatatatatatataaaatgagcaaaaaaataaacgtgaaataaatgataaatgaaagAAGACTTTAAAAATGAGCAATGTTGTTGTAGATGATGACTCCTCCATTCAAATTGAAGTCAACACTGTAAATATTTATCTTACAATAAGTTGTGCCAAATAGTCAAAGTCCGTGAAAACAAGTCAGCAAAACAAATATTGTACATTGGAACAATAATTGCATTCAAAACTTACCTTTCAGGGCAGCAAAAAGAAGGAAGTTCTGGTAACTTTGATCCAAGACGAGCTTGGAGGACAACAAAGTCACATTAGTTGCAACAAATAACTAACAAGTGATGCCCCGCCCCCTTTTTCAATCACCCAATCACCTCTTTGTTTGCTGTAGAAGTTACTAATACACCGAATGTGATCAATAGATGCTGGCAGTGGGCCTCATGCAGCCACAAGTCAACAAACACAACATGTAGGGTTATTATAATGAAAGTAGAAGGTGAGGAGTTAATAAGTCACCTCCTGCCTGCAGACATCATGCTGGGAATACTAAGCTGCTCATTAGGACACGCTAACAAGCACAATGGAACTACATGTTCATGTACTCACCTGACAGTCAAGAAAGTGGTCATTCATGTTCATGTACTCACCTGACAGGCAAGAAAGAGGTGATACATGTTCATGTACTCACCTGACAGTCAAGAAAGTGGTCATTCATGTTCATGTACTCACCTGACAGTCAAGAAAGTGGTCATTCATGTTCATGTACTCACCTGACAGTCAAGAAAGTGGTCATTCATGTTCATGTACTCACCTGACAGTCAAGAAAGTGGTCATTCATGTTCATGTACTCACCTGACAGTCAAGAAAGAGGTGATTCATGTTCATGTACTCACCTGACAGTCAAGAAAGTGGTCATTCATGTTCATGTACTCACCTGACAGTCAAAAAAGTGGTCATTCATGTTCATGTACTCACCTGACAGTCAAGAAAGAGGTGATTCATGTTCATGTACTCACCTGACAGTCAAGAAAGTGGTCATTCATGTTCATGTACTCACCTGACAGACAAGAAAGTGGTCATTCATGTTCATGTACTCACCTGACAGTCAAGAAAGTGGTCATTCATGTTCATGTACTCACCTGACAGTCAAGAAAGTGGTCATTCATGTTCATGTACTCACCTGACAGACAAGAAAGTGGTCATTCATGTTCATGTACTCACCTGACAGTCAATTCGGcaagtatatacatgtattctataaatgtgtttattatttgtttatttatcatttattattcgcTATATTGGATTTGATACATACTTAAATGTGCTGATGTCTCCCCCTAGCGGTGGAACCTTGACACTACCTCAccagacacttgattaggtacagcagcacattgaaatgagagattagaaaacatgacttatgatgacgtatgtgatCTAACTCTGATGTAGACCACCGCCAGGTATCCTACCGGACACTACTACTAAATGTCATTGAAGTAGCACCACCTTGTGGGGACACCGAGTATCTACATTTAAACGATAATACGATGATCGATAGGAAATAAACACATTGTTGCAAGGTTGGTGACGATGTCCGCTAGCACAGTTCTTATTAGATTATTGATTATTGGAAGGGAGGTGATTGTTGTCGCTCATCCTGCTGTGGAAGGAGTAGGCGGGGCTTGTTTGTCTGGTAAAGTCGTGGCCGATGAAGCGATTGTTGGAGGAAGCATCATTTTACACACAACTATTCATtgaatttattaatttattatttattttaaattaattaattaatgtatttattaattttcaaACGCcgtctttttacagtaatatatatatacactggcaGCTCTGTTTACTGTAAAGAAatgatgcactgtaaaaactacagtaaaataaacaaaaactgtcagctcactTTCCGCAAAAATAACAATGgtaatgtttttccatttacagtaatcgcACTGTAAATAATAACCTGGATGTTACGGTTAAAAATGGCCTCCCAGTCACCAGAAcggtactgtaaaaataacagcggtACCGTTCATCTATTTAGTCGTGTACTGTAAATACAATGAGCAAagaatttacggtaaaaaaaaaaaaagtccgacTTCTATCAAAAAATAAGTGGTACTCTTCcgtttacagtaacgcactgtaaaaacaataactgtagattttacaataaaaacatgccAGATTTTTGCTGTAAAATTAACAGTGATAGCATTTTTTCTATTGACAgtactacactgtaaaaatgaccatagattttacggttaaaaaaaaaaaaaaaaggctggcagtgttgcaggtcccaggtagccaggacaagcagtcagataataatgtcctgttatacaggaggaaaaatcacacagaacgtttcagatgtttacagactgCTCGCTCTCATCAGAATTTATTAACAGAAATTATAAATCCACAATTCACTTCATTTCTCATATATTTTCTCACTTTGTATTATCATGTcaatgtatttgactttatcttcacctctatgttcatcaaaacactcaataaactatcattaaaccgttactgtatcactggagttataattaccgtaacaatactgtatgcctttgccatatattttttacatatccacatcatcactccaaaacatacaatatagtgtccaattagacattatttcactgtcttgtctttctcaggaatattcacctttaacttaatgcacaatttagcaacattcatttaaatactttacttttcttcatattcttcttcttataatagcagctttaagttactgtatttgaaatgttcattgaccattcctgagagcttaacttatataaccatgtctaaacacaacaaaatagcatgtaaaacctctttcagaacacacacaatacacaaatatacattataaaataaataagaaaatggGAGCTCTAATTTGGGAGTCTGAATTAGGATCAGAAGTTCCTATACAAACATTGTGCACTCACGTCGCCATTTTGTATTGATTACTGCAGCTGTGCACTGGATTCATtcacaaatacaaactacaactcacaaacacttcagagttaggctccaccatcagaatgtgtacttaaacttataaagatcacatggatattattcagtgagttgattcaccaaaactaacctgttatacaggaggaaaaatcacacagaacgtttcagatgtttacagactggtcgctctcatcagaatgaCGAGACACTTCCGGTCTGCAGGTGATAGCATTCAATTGGGAAGAAACGCCctactgccccctactgaccaATGCGAATAGTAATAAATGTGGAATGACAGCTCCAAAAAcgaattcaaaccataaaaataaaaaaataaaccaacacaaaaatgtgacacattatgggtgggtcacagcagctcagttgCTGTGCTGTAAAAATAAGAGtgatagttcttttttttttacttttacagtaAAGCCATTGAAATGTAATGGTGAAACAAGTGTCATcgttttccaatttacagtaatgcactgtaaaaataacacacCTAGATTTGAGGtggaaaaaactggcaactcgaTTGTCAGATTttaaccgtaaaaaaaaaaacgatgcgATTTACATTTCTAGTTCAACGATTCCTATTTACagcaatgtactgtaaaaactaccgtagattttacggtaaaaaactgggagCTCTTTCCCCAGAATTTAACCACAAAAATAACAATGGCAgcatctttccatttacagtaatgtactgtaaaaaacagTGACATTTCATGGTTAAAAACAATTGgtactgtttttctttttacagtaacatactgtaaaaaaacaatagtagggctgcaacaactaatcgattaaaatcgattataaaaatagttgccgattaatttagtcatcgattcgttggatctatgctatgcgcatgcgcagaggcttttaaaaaatatatatatatattttttttattttttttaaaaataaacctttatttataaactgcaacatttacaaacagctgagaaacaataatcaaaataaatatggtgccagtatgctgttttttccccaataaaatactggaaaggatagaaatgtagtttgtctcttttatccgagtattaatcgaagtaataatcgacagattaatcgatgatcaaattaatcgttagttgcagccctaaacaatAGTAGATTTTatgataaaaaacaaacaacctggcagctcagtcaccaacattttactgtaaaaataacagtggtagcatttgtccatttacagtaatgcactgtaaaaaaaaaaacagtgaaattTTATGATGCAAAAAAAGTTGTACTGTTGatattacggtaaaaaaaaaagggagctcattcgctagaattttactgtaaaaataacagtggtcatttttttatttttacttttacagtaaatgcactgtaaaaaaaacactgaaatGTTATGGTATataaaagcggtagtgtttttctATTTAAGGTAATGCACTGTTAAAGCAACAATCGAAGATTTTGCGATAAAGAAACAAAACTGGGAGCtcattcgccagaattttaccataaaaataacaatggtagcattttttcatttacagtaatgcactgtaaaaaaaaaaaaaaagacattttattGTGCAaaaaaagtggtaccgtttttctatttataatgtactgtaaaaaacacagtagattttatggttaaaaaaaaaagaacaggcagctcagtcgccaaaattttaccgtaaaaaaaacagtggaagcatttttccatttaaagtaataaactgtaaaaaaaaacaaaaaaaacagggaCATTTTATGGTGCAAAacaagtggtactgtttttctatttacagtaatgtactgtaaaaaaaactggtaaaaacatgtttttttcccccctcgacaccggaaccggaagttgATAGTTAGGGACGAGACCACGGACCGGCTtgcatgaagaaaaaaaacagtttggTGTTGTATAGTTCCCAGGAAAACTCAAGGATCAATATATTGTTTACACATATAAACGCAGGATAAAACaacactatacatatatatattttttaatttgattttatttGTCCCCTACAGGTCAGTCTGCGATCTTGTCTTTAGAttgctacttcctgtttgaaGATTCTATCGAAAATAATTTGTAAGAACTTATttagaaaatgtataaaataatatttaaatacaatttggtaaaaaaaaatattgtttaaatgttTGTGATTGCTGCATTGtgtcatttatgtattattagtTTTGTTATTAtacatactgtttttttttattaatggttttatattttgtttatgtTTATATCAAACTAATGTGATAATGTTGGGAGTGGAACTAATATAAGTACAGTGTATGAATAAAAGTTAGTGATAAATAGAAAATAGGAATCgagtgataaaaaataaatatcggGGTTCTGTAAattgtttacatttgttaaaTGCGTTTGCGTAACAAACCAGCAGGTGGCGGCAATGCGGCTGAAAGACTCAATCCACCGAAGAAGAAACGAGTGCGTCAGCGAATTTGGACCTTTCTGATTGGATAAGAAGTTGTTACTTTTTTGCCTCGACCAATCAGGAGAAGGCGGGAAGCCGTTAGGATTTCGAATACTCCGCCTAGGAAACACTGCAGTTGTGCGTCAGTCTGTCAACTTAGCTCTTTTCCTCCGGACACAACTTTATTCTTCTAAGACATTTAACGGCAAAAATGTCCAAGAAGGAGATTTACTACTCGGACAAGTACACCGACGACGCCTTCGAGTACAGGTAAAGGTTGCTAAGCTAGCTGCTCTTGACTATTTTGAACATGTAGCACAACTAGTAAATACTTTTCGTTTTCTTCCTCAACTAAATGTCATTTCAAGCCTTTTTCTTTAATGAATTCGGCGACTTTATGGCGTGTCTTGTCGCAGCACGACTAACAATTGCTAAAACCTATTCTTTTCTGCGGGACACAAACATTGTTAAGCCCCGCCCCTtaaaagaaacaacccttctaGAAAGTTCTACCGTCGTCTCCCCCGACAGGCACGTGGTGTTACCGAAGCAGCTGTCCAAGCTGGTGCCTGCGTCCCAGCTCATGTCCGAAGACGAGTGGCGAGGCATCGGCGTCCAGCAGAGCCAAGGATGGATTCATTACATGATCCACAAGCCAGGTGAGTGACCGGAAGTAGCCACGCCCAGCCCAAAAGTACAGCGTCGATTAATTACCTGCACGCTGATGACTAAAAGCCAGGTGGGGTTGGCCACACTTCCCTGGTCGAGTACCGGGTgtgcaagtcaaaatgtttgtcctcaaaattcttcacacaataccccgtaatgacaATGTTCTATTAGcatatttattcatccatccattttctaccgtttgtccctttcggggtgggggggtgctggagcctatcccagctgcattcgggcggaaggcggggtacaccctggacaagtcaccacctcaacacagatagacaacattcacacactggggaccatttagtgttgctaatcaacctatccccaggtgcatgtctttggacgtgggaggggcctatacccaggtgcatgtctttggaggtgggaggggcctatctccaggtgcatgtctttggacgtgggaggggcctatacccaggtgcatgtctttggaggtgggaggggcctatctccaggtgcatgtctttggaggtgggaggggcctatctccaggtgcatgtctttggaggtgggaggagcctatccccaggtgcatgtcattgaaagtgggaggagcctatccccaggtgcatgtctttggacgtgggaggggcctatctccaggtgcatgtctttggaggtgggaggggcctatctccaggtgcatgtctttggaggtgggaggagcctatccccaggtgcatgtctttgaaagtGGGAGGAGCCTactcccaggtgcatgtctttggaggtgggaggagcctatccccacatgcaggtctttggaggtgggaggcgcctatccccaagtgcatgtctttggaggtgggaggagtctatccccaggtgcatgtctttgaaagtgggaggagcctatccccaagtgcatgtctttggaggtgggaggagcctatccacaggtgcatgtctttggaggtgggaggagcctatccccaggtgcatgtctttggaggtgggaggagcctatcccctggtgcatgtctttggaggtgggaggggcctatccccaggtgca
Coding sequences within:
- the cks2 gene encoding cyclin-dependent kinases regulatory subunit 2, with the protein product MSKKEIYYSDKYTDDAFEYRHVVLPKQLSKLVPASQLMSEDEWRGIGVQQSQGWIHYMIHKPEPHILLFRRPLSKD